Part of the Metarhizium brunneum chromosome 6, complete sequence genome is shown below.
TCTAGGGCTCGCTTCACGTGAGCACAGAAATTGCGGGTGGCCGAGATTGAGCCGTGAGGGCAGGTGGTGGGGGGGCGAAACGAGCTACGTGATCTCACACGTGACTCATCCGATACTCCAGGGCCCACTTTGGTTGATGTTTGGTTGATAGATCTCCAGGTTGTTTTGACTTGTAACCATTCCGCGTCAACAGGTCAATCCAATAAAAGTCAAAATAAAATCATGGTGGTTTTCCACTGTCTGACTTTCAAATGTAGATGATAGAATTGAAGTTATTTCAGTCGACACATCACGTAATTTTCACCTTTGGGCGAGCGAGACAGCTCATCGATCGGTTCCGTCTCGAACATCCGAGCTTCGGTGGGGAGCTCCGGATCCCCCATTCGTCCCAAACAGTACGTCAGCGTCGTTGACACACCTTCACGAATCACCACGACATCACCAGTTCACCTCCACCGGCGCCCATCTGTTCCTCGCGGACTCCTCGCGGACTCCTCGTGTGCCATCCCGCCTCCGTCAACACTCCCAAGGCGCCGTGTACGTCCTCTTTTCCCCATAATGTCGTACTTCTTCTCCACCCCCGTCGACATCGACGTCGTTctcgaggatgccgacgaccGCTCCATGGTCGACGTCAAACTCGACAAGAACCGCCGCGAAAAGGCTCCCCTCTACATGGACGGCGAATCCGTCAAGGGTGCCGTCACCGTCCGCCCCAAGGATGGCAAGCGCCTCGAGCACACGGGCATCAAGGTGCAATTCATCGGCACCATTGAAATGTTCTTTGACCGTGGCAACCACTACGAATTCCTCTCGCTGAACCAAGAACTCGCCGCCCCCGGTGAGCTGCAACACCCGCAGACCTTCGACTTCAACTTCAAAAACGTCGAGAAGCAGTACGAGTCGTACAACGGCATCAACGTCAAGCTGCGGTACTTTGTGCGCGTCACCGTGTCCCGCCGCATGGCCGACGTCATTCGTGAAAAGGACATTTGGGTCTACAGCTACCGCATTCCGCCCGAGATGAATAGCAGCATTAAGATGGACGTCGGCATCGAGGACTGTCTTCACATCGAGTTCGAGTACAGCAAGAGCAAATACCACCTCAAGGATGTCATTGTCGGCCGCATCTACTTTTTGTTGGTCCGGCTGAAGATTAAGCACATGGAGCTGTCCATTATTCGAAGAGAAACGACGGGCGCCGCGCCGAATCAGTACAACGAGAGCGAGACGCTGGTGAGGTTTGAGATCATGGACGGTTCGCCGTCGAGGGGGGAGACCATTCCTATTAGGCTGTTCTTGGGAGGTTTCGACTTGACGCCTACGTTTCGGGATGTGAATAAGAAGTTCTCGACGAGATATTACCTCAGTTTGGTCCTGATTGATGAGGGTGAGTTACTCCTTTTTCTGTGGTGCGTATATCCCAGCGCAGTCACAGTGTCGCTGACATGTCTAGATGCCCGTCGGTACTTCAAGCAATCCGAAATCATTTTGTACCGCCAAGCTCCCGACGGCCTCGCCGAAAACACCGCCGGCGGTTTGCAGCCTCTTCCGGCTCCCAACGAAGCCAAATTAGCCGCcgctcaagctgctgctgcccaaggATAGGGGGTCCAAGACCGAGGACCATGCACCAAGGGGCCCCCTTTGCTTTTGTCACATGTTTATAATTCCCAAGTGTTCTTCTAGCATAGGGCTCGGCGTTAGGGGTAGTTACTGAAGGAGGCGATATTCTTCCTGTCGGCTGGCAAGCCAATGGGTGGGCCACCATCCTGAAAATTACAGACAGATATTCAAACATGGTTATTTTCTCTTTATTAACCTTCCTCGTAATGCCTCACGTACCATTTCGTCCCAAGGTATCTAGATCGTGAAAATTTCTGCCAAAAAATATTTTACACATGCCTCTGCCGTCTCAATTCACACACTAGCATACCGTTTATAACTCCATTACATCGCCCGCCTCGAAACCAAATTGGTTGTTCTGGATCGCCGCAATTCTGTCAAGCTCATTCTGGTATTGTTTGCGAATATCTGCCAGCGACACCACCTTTCGTTTGCTGGCACCATCTCCATTTTGGTGGAGCGCTGGTGCTCCCTCGTCGAATATCCACGCTTGCTGTGGTTCAACACAGCTGAGGGCATTAATAAGAAGCAAGTACTGGCGTGTCACCGGAGTATCCAAAACATCGTCGCCCGTAATCTTATCCCCCTCGCCGGCCAGTTTTAGTTTCTGGATGCGGTCTAGGAGAACTGATGCAGCTCCGCGGTAATTGTTGCGCTTGATACGCCATGAGTACAACACTTGATGATACGGGAATCCCTGCACTACATCGGTCGAATTTCGGCACCGGTCGGCTAGTATGTCATCTACTTCTTGTTGCAGGCCGGGGAAAGGCAACGACACCAGTTCCATGCTGTGACATGTTTCGCACATCTTGTCCACAAGCTTTCGCAGGCTCGAGTGCTTCAAGGCATCGTCTTTGATGGAGAGCAGGCTTGTGTGAGCGAGCTCAAATTGTGATGTGACCAAAGCAGCATTGAATAGACGACTCAGCATCTCAACCTTCGCAGATGAACTATCCTTGACAGCATCCAGGAATTGCATCGCCAGCCTAGCAAAGTCGACCACGTATGAATACGCCTTTTGTGCTTCGTATTGCGCAACAATGTGGGAATAATACATTGCCTGGCCGTTGTTGAGGAGATTCCACTCTGTATCTCCCAAGAGCCCGCAGCTGTGTCTGTCGCTGGGGACTGTTTTAGTGCCTAAAACTGTCAGTCAATATTGACGCTATCATAACGCCAGAAGGTAAACTTACCCATTCCAATGGCTGCCCTTCTAAAACTGATTGCTGCTGACTCAAAGTCGTTGAGTGCCAATTGAACTCGGCCCAGCACATAGACAGAGAATGGGTTTTGGTCGCTAAACGGAACAAGCTCAAGAGCCAAATCGGCTCGGTCTTGTTTTATGAGTGCACATTGGATAAGTGCCGGAGAGACTTCGATGTCGCTGTCTGGCGCACATAGGTTTGTTATGATATCCGCGAGGCTGCTAGAGAGAGGTTCCTTTTTGAGATTATCAAAGCCGAGAAGGTGCCCGAGGTTGGCCTCGAGAGCAGTCACTGTCTGGGTGCTGTCGTCGCCAACCTTCTTGGACTGTGACGCTCGGTCGCCATGGGACAGAGGGATTGACAACTCGGTATGTGCCAGCCACTTCAAGAGTCCCAGCCTCTTAAGTGCGCTGATGAGTTTCCGATATACTGATCCAATATCGACACGGTTGTGCAAGGCGTCCTCTTCATTGTCAAATTCAAACTCCATGTGAACAAGAAGAATTACCTGGCTGAAGCAAACATTCCATTGCAACGCAATGGCATCTTGAACGCCCTTCATAACGAGTTTCTGCCCAAATTCCGTCAAGGGGTAACGTAAATGCCGCCGTCTCGCTTCCAAGGGAGCAGCCATCAGGTCTAAAACATGAGCATACAAATcgtcgtcgacaatggcgaaATTAGCGCCGAGCACATCAACAACCTGTGCACAGTCCTCATCAGTGATGCCCCTCCAGAAGCCAGCCTTGTCGGAAAAGTACTGGATGCGCTCCAAATCGGTTTTGGATGATTCGTCGAAGATTTCTTGTCTTAATGCAGCCTGAGCTAACTGGACATGATTGTCTGAGAAACCGTCCACAAAGGACAGCGCGGCGTTAACCAGGGCCGCCTTGCTAGCGTTCTCCTCATCAGGAGAGCCAAGATTGTGATAAAGCCGCTCCAAATCACTGCATAGTCGGATGGCAGAGACAAGATCGGTGCAGATTACCCAAGCCATGTCAGTCTCGGGATCAAAGGCCAAACCAATAGCCTCTCCACGCTGACGGTCCAGCTCGGCTAAGAGTCTGTAGAATCTGCGCCATTGAATTTCACCAGATGCTCTAAACTGCTCGTAATCCATGGCCCCCGATGCGCCGCGCTCCAGTGAAGCCGTTGCACCCAAGACTGAGCAAATAGACTCAGCAAGACCACGACccttgccgttgctgccatCCTTTGATGTCCCCAGGCCGCGCTCGTATATCGACAAAGCTGTCTCGAGTGTTGCCTTTGTAAATCGTCCTGGTTGCAGAATGCACTGTAGCCATTTCTCTGTCACATCGGTTGAGTCGCACGGCCCGGACGTTTGAACTGGCATAGTTCCAGCGTCAGGGTACACGCCATCCCAGTTTTCCTCCCACGACTGCGCCATGTTTTTTCTATCCAGCTCAAGTCGCTTGACTCTGTAGGACATGTTGTTCTTCCACAGCGTCCACAGGTTAATAGACCCTTCCGCAGGTGACGCAAGAATGAAGTCAGCCAGCGTCCAGATATcggaagatgatggcgtAGATGGTATTAGCGTGGTCTTTGGGAAGAGATCTTCTACAATGACAGTGTGTGCGTCCTTGGCAATAATCTTCCAAAACTTAAATTCGCCCACGCCGATGGGAGAGTACGTGGCGCAAATTCGTTGTCCCTGGTTGTGTCCAACTAGTTGAACCAGATTTGACTGAGAGGGGTCGATGGACCATTTTCCAACCTGTTGAGGCGTACGCTCCACGTTGAGTAAGTCACCAGTGAAAAGAATCTGACCATCATTAACATTCCAAATACGAATTCGGTGGTCGAGACAAATTGTTATGGCAAAAAGACAGCCTTCCAGCCCAAAATCTGTCACTTCGATGGACGTCGCAGCACTGTATTCCATATTGACTTTTCCGTGCTTGATCGTATGATTCCCCTGGAATGGCAACAAACTTCGTAGATTTTGAGCCCAGCCTTGAACGTTGAAGAATGACTCCTTCCAAAGACCAGACGATGCTACACCTCGTtagaaaaaaagaatgacAAAGGTTCAAGACAAACTCACAGTCATCATGTTTTGTCTTGTCAAAGCGAATCATTCCACCATCGCTCACTGTAACGAGTAAAGTATTGGCCGTCACAGCCACCAACCTATGTGGGCTCTTGAAGCCAAGTCCTGCCGGCGACTGAACCTTGCAAAGTTCTGAAAGAACCGCATCGATGGCTGTCCTCTTTCTGAAGAACTCGGGTCGCAGCGTAAAAGTGTACAGCTGCGAAGACTGGTCCAGCACATAAACGCAAAGCGCATCGTGTTCTTCCGGGTCAGAGAATGCCACACAACCGGATTGAATCGGCACGGAAAAGTTGAAGTTTAGCACAAGAGGCGCATCGGGAgtcttgtcttttttgcAAACGTCGGCGGCTCGAATGCTCAATACAGCTCCGTCCTCCAAAACTCGCCAGAGGAAGCTGCGAGGCGTATCGTGCCATTTGCGATGATAAATTGATGAGTTGATGGATAGATTTTTCAATCGAAACGTCGTCTCGTCCTCAGATAATGATTCGTGGGTAGTGCGTCGTTGGCTGCGCCCGTTGCCATTTTTCGAGGGCACCCGGATGCTCACAATCGACGATGGCGCAGGAGGCTCGATGTTCAAGCGGGTCTCTTTGAAGAGATATTGAATGTCGCCAGAATCCATCTCGCCTCCATAAAGGAATCCCGGTCCCTGGTTAATAGGGGTGGAGGGAGAGAAGCAGATTCTTGTGAGTGTTGGGACGGTTGCTGGCGAGAGGTGATCGCGTTAGATGGCAGAAATTCAGATCGAAACTTGACGTCGAGACGACGCTAACCCAAAATAGAAATCAGCTCCCCACCACCATACCCTACAGCACAACAAAGGCAGCTATACCGCCTGAATTCTATTTACCGTAAATAGCATCGAGACTGTTGAAGTATAACTGTGAATAAGAACACTTGGAAAAATCATCTCGTATTCCTATTAAACAATTCATTGGTGAGTATTTTGTATGTCGTAGATTCCATTGAAGTATCTTCATATCTGTGACATCACGATTCGTATTGTCTATGAGTATAAATATGTAGATACAACAAAGACACCAATATAACGCCTATATCATGCAAACCCAATCAGACTCGGCCAACCTCATACCTAATCCTTCTCCATATCCTTCGGAGCAGGGTCGCCAATACCATCCTCATTGATAGCAAACAACGTATCGCTCTCAGGCAGACACGGACTATCATAGATTTTGGCGATTCTTGTCTCACCGCGTCCCTTCTTCAAGCTGATACGAGTCGTGCTAGCGTGGGCAATAATATTGCCACCGATGGGCTTCTTTGGGTCGGGGTTGAACATGGAGCTTGGTCCACCGTCGACCTGAGCGACAACCTGGTTGGTGATCACCACAGCAATTCCGAACTCATCAGCCAATCTCTGTAGCGTACGCATAAACTTTGCCAAATGTGTCTGTCGGTTGGATAGCTCTCCACGACCACAGAAATCTGTACGATACAGAGCAGTTGCACTGTCAACGACGAGCAATGAGAACCGGGTCTCACACATCATGGCAGCAGCTTGATTCAGCAGTTGAAGCTGATGGTCAGAGTTGTAAGCACGAGCATAAGCCACATTGTCTAAAACCTCCTCTCCAGATAGCCCAAAGCggttggcgacggcaaggagtCGCACTGGTCGAAAAGTTCCCTCGGTGTCAATATACAGACACTTGCCCTCACCACCGCCCATGTCAAAAGGCAGCTGACACGTCACAGCCAACGTGTGGCAAATCTGGCTCTTTCCGGTTCTGAATTCGCCAAATAACTCGGTGACTGAGCCAGTTTCGATGCCGCCCGCGAGAAGTGTGTCCAAGTTCTTGGATCCCGTTGTGATGGAAATGAGTTCGCTTCGTCGCTGATGCATCTCGGTGGCGGTCGTGAACCCCATGGGAACAAGTTTGGAGGCTTGGAAGGGAATGAGTTTCAAAGACCCGCAAGAAGTGATTAAAACAACGAACCTTCTCCCAGAATCTTCTGTGCTTTTTGTTCCGAAATGCCTTTTATTTGTTCCAGCATTCGACGAGGAGTATATGCCACAGACTCCACCGTATTAAATCCGCCATCCATGACGAGTTGAATGTCGCGTTTTGTTAAACCAGCAATTCCCTAGAGTTTGAAGGTCAATACCCTCGTTCACTCGCGTACAATATAAGATAAGTTACCTCCAAGGCTGTGAGCGGCGTGGGAGCTCCAGGTCCTGTCATGCCACCATCGTCACCCGCTTGGGCTTCGTCGTATTCGTCAGCCATTTTGACGTGTATGAAATTTGCAACAAAGCGACCAATCCTCGGTAAAAAGTTGCAATTTGGGTCGAGGGCGAAGAAGTGAGAAACAACCTGAGGCCGTGAAGATTTGTAATGGTGTTGATATGACAAGCGCGTTAACACGCGTCGCAGGTCAGGCATCAACTCCACCCGTTAGACGCCAAGACACGTGATCAATCAAAGTGGGAGGCAACAATTCTGCGGTCACTCGCCCACTTCCAATTCTACTAACTTGTAATTTCATCTCACAAACATGCACGGTCATCGAAAGGCAAGTGATTGTTGTATCAATCTTCATTAATTTGTAGTAGTGCTATAGTACAAGCAAGCTGTCTGTTTGTCTGTTATTCCATGCGTGAAACCAAACCCATGCCACCAAACGCCATCATGTGAGAAAGCTGAAGTGCAGTTGCAAAATCATTCATTTCCGATATACATGTATTGCCTTAGTTGATGGCGATGCGGCGGGATTCGTGCTTCTTAGCCTTTGGCACGACAATGGACAGAATGCCATCCTTGAAGTTGGCAGTCACTCCGTCCTGATCGACGCGGTTGGGAAAGTTGAAGCTGCGAGAAAACTCGCCAACGCTGCGCTCTGTGAGCCAGTACTTGGCTTTGTCGGCgaccttcttctcctcgggcTCAGGCTGCTTCTCGATTTCCGCTGTGGTGGTAGTTGGCGTTCCGGGGCGGGAGTGTGATGCGTTGGACCATTCTTcgtcctcctcatcttcaacagTGGCCTTTCGTGTATTCTTGGGCTCCTCAGCAGCGTTAGGGAGATCGCCGCTCATTGCAGTGTCCTCAACCTGGACTGCTGGGGGAGTGCCAGCGGTATAGGATCTCTCGACCTGGCCTCGAACAACCAAGGTCTGAGGCTCAGAGAACTCAATATTGACATTCTCCTTGCTCACGCCAGGAAGTTCACCATGAAGCTCATAGGCATCCGTGGTCTCGCGGACGTCAAACTttggctgccattgtcgGACTGAGCAGTGACGACTGGCCTTTGGGTTCTGCTGACGAGAGTAgctgtcaaagtcgtcgagcAGACGGAACAGAGGTGTGAAGGAGCGATCTTGTTTATTGTAAAAGGTTCGTGGGAAGAATGCCATTTTGTGTGTTGATGTGGTTGAAATGGGTTTGAAAGAGGAAGATCGCTTCACTTTTTGTGAGATTCTTCGAAGGGATGTTCTATTGCAAGGTTGCATAAGATAACTTGTTGTGTGTTCTGATGAGAAAGAAAGTCATCATGTACGGGGTCATTGCTGTTGTTTTATACCTCTGCAGAAAGGTGTACTGACAAATGGCGCACCAGGCAACAAACAATTGCGAACATTGTTGAATATACTAGATGTATCTAGAATCAATTAGGAAGCAGCTGCATTGCGTGTTCGGTGGCTTTGGCACTGGATTACAGAGTTCGACGACACTAGATGATGACAGTGACGCCTAGAAGCTTCGAGAAGCCAGTAGAAGTATTCCGGACTGGTCCTGTTCTCAACGCACAACCAACAACGAGCTTTTGAATTAACCATTTGCTATCAAGACGCCCGGTACTACCCGCTCATATGCCGCTCCAAAAACCTTTTTCTTGACGAACCTGCTAAGTATCCAGGTTTCCAGATCAACTTAAGCTCTCACTGATTTTTGTGCCATCGCGGCCGCAAGCACACAGTGGAGGTACCTTGTACCTGCAGGATCCCTGCACATGCTGCTGAATAAGACAGCAATGGCCCAAGTACGTACATAAATGTCCACAGTGAAATGACGTCACCGGCACAAATTCGACCTGAAGAGCTTCGCTTGCTTGTCGAGGTGATCAATAGCAAGATAGAGAAATGTAGCATACCGAAATTAACTGTAATTGTAGTCCCAAGTAGGGACAAGAACGATCTTCTCACTTTATGCGCCGAAATGCTTTAATCAAGTCTCTAATATAGCTTCGTCGTTGGGGTGCTGTGATTCGCGACAGCTCTCCTTGCACCATCAGCGACGTGACTCGGAGTAAACTCCGTGTGACAGTTGCCCAGCCACATCTCGTTCATAGATGTCGTATCAAAACGCATCGCCACTCACAAGCCACGGTTGTATCCAACTTCATCTGTTGATGCAATTCTCGCGATTCATCAATATTTAACGAGGATACAGGAGTATCTTCTCTTGTACGAGCTTAAAACTCCCGATGATGTGTTATCCTTGAGGCTTGTATGGGATAACATGGCATCGATTCAGTTTTCTTAAGCAGCATTTTTTTGTTGAATTCATAATCGAGGACATGGCCTTTGATCTCCCAAAGACGCTCGACGCGCCTAAATCCTGACCAATCTGCCGGATATACATTCGTTAACCCCCCATCACATGAAATATGAAAGAAATaatcatcatcgtcattaTCCGTATGCAGACCTAATGATTCACCTCTCTGATCTACCCAAACCCGCCCTAGCCCCAGCACCGACTGACGCGCTGGTTCGATTCCATTCCAAGATTCCCTTCCAAAATTCGCCTCACCTCTTGCTTCCAGTGACTGCCCTGACTGCGTAGTAGAGTACACCCGTCCTGGTTGAAAACCCACCCGGATGATTCATTTGCTATTAATATGGTCGCATCATTGGATATCCAGGCGCAAAGTTCATTTGTGCACGTGCAGAAGTTGCAACAATGGTTGGATTCTGTACGCGGTTGAACAGACCAATTAACCTTCGCCCAACAGCCGGCTCTAGCTCGGTGCCGTCTCTAGCGATTTTGACCTCTCGGTTTGAATTCCAAGGGTTCCGCAAACCCCTAGTTCGGAAGAAGGGAAGACGACTGGTGGAGAGCCATTCTAACTTGAATGGCTTTCCCCATGTCTTTGTTTCATCTTCTGTACCATTGGCGTTGTCACTTGTGCTTTCGCTCTCCATATCAGATTCGGTTTCAGAATCGTCTCGTTCCGCCTCCCAGAATATTGTGCCTCGTGCGGAATCATCTATGATTTTGCCCCTGGGGGCATGCTCAGTGGCATCTGTGGGAATCGCTATCGGAAGATCGACATTGGCAGTAGATGCAACTTTTGGTGCGAACTTGATTGCGGCGGCAGGATCTTCGTTGATTTCGGAAATCATACGTGCGTATCCGAAATACTCGCCTGATTTATTAGCTGAAAATATCAAATAAACATTATCCGCGGCCTATACCGAGTCAGTTAGTACATTAACCACACATATATCAAGTCCTAGTTCACTTATCGGCCGACTTGCCTGAAACGCATCATTGAGGTTGTTCTCGTTGTGTGATTGCGTCGCCCAAATACCGGTTTGCACACTTAGATCCAAATCTTCCGTTGTCAAGCTCTTTAAGACGAAGAATTTGTCCTCGTACTGGTGAGATTTACTATCGCGCCTGGCCACTGGTAAAGCGAGTTTGGCAACAAGTTCTGACTCTGTAGGAGGATTCTTTTTCTCCGAGTCATCATTAACACTCTCTATGTCAATGCCTCCCTGTGTTTTTGATGGCGTCGAATTAACAGCAGGACCAGTAGGCACGGTGCTACCTGTGGAACCCTCAACTGCACTTTTTCGTAATCGGCTGACGAGTCGGACAGACTGGAATTTGGAATCGTGTAGATTTTGTTGTGCAGTGGAGCAAGCAGACTCATCTTTAAAATTGGCGAAGGCACAATTGCTCTTGGAAATCAGGAATAAAGATTCCATTCCGGGTGTTACTTGGTACACGTGATGAACCAAGGCCATTAGGTTGGTCTGAGGTGGTAGGTTACCGATCCAAAGAGCGTGGCCGCTCTGTCGCGGTTTTCTTGGAGGGCCCCGGACTGTATTCTGCGTTGCTGAAGGCGCGTCTGTTTTTTGGGTCAGTTCCCGATTGTCTAGTTGCTTTTGATTCACGGTTGGTCTACCTTGGTCGTATGGTCTTCTAGCAGCAACATTTCCATTCGCCTGATGCGGAGGACTGCGAGATTGAGATTTCGAAACACCATCTACAAATACTCCCGATACCATTGTAGGCATTGCTGGTGGATGGCCTGAATACTGGCCATTGTGGGGATAGTAGAAGCTCGTTTGAGCAGGACTCATCAACATCTGGTTGTGATAGTAAACCATATCCTGGCGTCCCTGCACCGGTATTGGGTGTTGGACCTGAGATAGGTGACTGGTTGAATAGTATTGAGGGATCTGCTGTTGTTGGACATAATATGCTTGGTTTGGCATCGGAATGGCTGCACCACCATACTGTGGCATAGGGGTCATTTGATGAGCCATGGGCGGTGATGTGGTTGAGCTAAATGGTTGGCTATGGCCTTGAAGATATTGAGTTGAATACTGTGGTCGGTAATTAATGGCGAGCAACGTGTTATTCATCGG
Proteins encoded:
- the vps26 gene encoding Vacuolar protein sorting-associated protein 26, which produces MSYFFSTPVDIDVVLEDADDRSMVDVKLDKNRREKAPLYMDGESVKGAVTVRPKDGKRLEHTGIKVQFIGTIEMFFDRGNHYEFLSLNQELAAPGELQHPQTFDFNFKNVEKQYESYNGINVKLRYFVRVTVSRRMADVIREKDIWVYSYRIPPEMNSSIKMDVGIEDCLHIEFEYSKSKYHLKDVIVGRIYFLLVRLKIKHMELSIIRRETTGAAPNQYNESETLVRFEIMDGSPSRGETIPIRLFLGGFDLTPTFRDVNKKFSTRYYLSLVLIDEDARRYFKQSEIILYRQAPDGLAENTAGGLQPLPAPNEAKLAAAQAAAAQG
- the NUP120 gene encoding Nucleoporin NUP120, with product MDSGDIQYLFKETRLNIEPPAPSSIVSIRVPSKNGNGRSQRRTTHESLSEDETTFRLKNLSINSSIYHRKWHDTPRSFLWRVLEDGAVLSIRAADVCKKDKTPDAPLVLNFNFSVPIQSGCVAFSDPEEHDALCVYVLDQSSQLYTFTLRPEFFRKRTAIDAVLSELCKVQSPAGLGFKSPHRLVAVTANTLLVTVSDGGMIRFDKTKHDDSSSGLWKESFFNVQGWAQNLRSLLPFQGNHTIKHGKVNMEYSAATSIEVTDFGLEGCLFAITICLDHRIRIWNVNDGQILFTGDLLNVERTPQQVGKWSIDPSQSNLVQLVGHNQGQRICATYSPIGVGEFKFWKIIAKDAHTVIVEDLFPKTTLIPSTPSSSDIWTLADFILASPAEGSINLWTLWKNNMSYRVKRLELDRKNMAQSWEENWDGVYPDAGTMPVQTSGPCDSTDVTEKWLQCILQPGRFTKATLETALSIYERGLGTSKDGSNGKGRGLAESICSVLGATASLERGASGAMDYEQFRASGEIQWRRFYRLLAELDRQRGEAIGLAFDPETDMAWVICTDLVSAIRLCSDLERLYHNLGSPDEENASKAALVNAALSFVDGFSDNHVQLAQAALRQEIFDESSKTDLERIQYFSDKAGFWRGITDEDCAQVVDVLGANFAIVDDDLYAHVLDLMAAPLEARRRHLRYPLTEFGQKLVMKGVQDAIALQWNVCFSQVILLVHMEFEFDNEEDALHNRVDIGSVYRKLISALKRLGLLKWLAHTELSIPLSHGDRASQSKKVGDDSTQTVTALEANLGHLLGFDNLKKEPLSSSLADIITNLCAPDSDIEVSPALIQCALIKQDRADLALELVPFSDQNPFSVYVLGRVQLALNDFESAAISFRRAAIGMGTKTVPSDRHSCGLLGDTEWNLLNNGQAMYYSHIVAQYEAQKAYSYVVDFARLAMQFLDAVKDSSSAKVEMLSRLFNAALVTSQFELAHTSLLSIKDDALKHSSLRKLVDKMCETCHSMELVSLPFPGLQQEVDDILADRCRNSTDVVQGFPYHQVLYSWRIKRNNYRGAASVLLDRIQKLKLAGEGDKITGDDVLDTPVTRQYLLLINALSCVEPQQAWIFDEGAPALHQNGDGASKRKVVSLADIRKQYQNELDRIAAIQNNQFGFEAGDVMEL
- the rhp51 gene encoding DNA repair protein rhp51 is translated as MADEYDEAQAGDDGGMTGPGAPTPLTALEGIAGLTKRDIQLVMDGGFNTVESVAYTPRRMLEQIKGISEQKAQKILGEASKLVPMGFTTATEMHQRRSELISITTGSKNLDTLLAGGIETGSVTELFGEFRTGKSQICHTLAVTCQLPFDMGGGEGKCLYIDTEGTFRPVRLLAVANRFGLSGEEVLDNVAYARAYNSDHQLQLLNQAAAMMCETRFSLLVVDSATALYRTDFCGRGELSNRQTHLAKFMRTLQRLADEFGIAVVITNQVVAQVDGGPSSMFNPDPKKPIGGNIIAHASTTRISLKKGRGETRIAKIYDSPCLPESDTLFAINEDGIGDPAPKDMEKD
- the hsp30_2 gene encoding heat shock protein gives rise to the protein MAFFPRTFYNKQDRSFTPLFRLLDDFDSYSRQQNPKASRHCSVRQWQPKFDVRETTDAYELHGELPGVSKENVNIEFSEPQTLVVRGQVERSYTAGTPPAVQVEDTAMSGDLPNAAEEPKNTRKATVEDEEDEEWSNASHSRPGTPTTTTAEIEKQPEPEEKKVADKAKYWLTERSVGEFSRSFNFPNRVDQDGVTANFKDGILSIVVPKAKKHESRRIAIN
- the CPSF30 gene encoding 30-kDa cleavage and polyadenylation specificity factor 30, translating into MQSDSVSRTQDAGQLDAPRQTPTFLSANPNSNSDEASELPPAAVEQVQHQYPYQPGPLQQTPAQATMAYQQPQGHQEAFDLAPMNNTLLAINYRPQYSTQYLQGHSQPFSSTTSPPMAHQMTPMPQYGGAAIPMPNQAYYVQQQQIPQYYSTSHLSQVQHPIPVQGRQDMVYYHNQMLMSPAQTSFYYPHNGQYSGHPPAMPTMVSGVFVDGVSKSQSRSPPHQANGNVAARRPYDQDAPSATQNTVRGPPRKPRQSGHALWIGNLPPQTNLMALVHHVYQVTPGMESLFLISKSNCAFANFKDESACSTAQQNLHDSKFQSVRLVSRLRKSAVEGSTGSTVPTGPAVNSTPSKTQGGIDIESVNDDSEKKNPPTESELVAKLALPVARRDSKSHQYEDKFFVLKSLTTEDLDLSVQTGIWATQSHNENNLNDAFQAADNVYLIFSANKSGEYFGYARMISEINEDPAAAIKFAPKVASTANVDLPIAIPTDATEHAPRGKIIDDSARGTIFWEAERDDSETESDMESESTSDNANGTEDETKTWGKPFKLEWLSTSRLPFFRTRGLRNPWNSNREVKIARDGTELEPAVGRRLIGLFNRVQNPTIVATSARAQMNFAPGYPMMRPY